In Blautia wexlerae DSM 19850, a single window of DNA contains:
- a CDS encoding cyclic lactone autoinducer peptide, whose product MKKVIERIAFKAAASNVNETCSWLTYQPKVPETAKKLRKH is encoded by the coding sequence TTGAAAAAAGTCATTGAAAGAATTGCATTTAAAGCTGCTGCTTCAAATGTAAATGAAACATGCTCCTGGCTTACATATCAGCCTAAAGTACCAGAAACTGCAAAAAAATTAAGAAAACATTGA
- a CDS encoding sensor histidine kinase produces MSIIANIIMLYVISGCYEKARRKRLFVTLLIYGVNIGCDFLAINLLTNYSATQSYEEGISYGTVVLIMFSEIAAEKILMKNKEKKDMPHESILMFISFIGIAQVIIIDKGVRNRILLVASGICILMTILLVFYLYDVLVSAYRKLEEQSLMEKQMLIYSHQLDVLMQSEEKVKALRHDMKNHLGELALMAANQNNEEIRKYIHDMGEYMQNQSELISCGNKNLDSLLNYLLGQAKKKLNHVEYEVRVPSDLCISAFDLNVILGNLTENAIEAAEQTEDKWMSVNIYYEKGMFSMEIKNSFQHELDVEKNKLLSTKEEKGHGIGLANVRKMVEKYQGFMDVSNTNQIFTVRVMLYL; encoded by the coding sequence ATGAGTATCATTGCAAACATAATAATGCTTTATGTGATTTCGGGATGTTATGAAAAAGCTCGAAGAAAACGGCTATTTGTGACGTTGCTGATTTATGGGGTTAATATAGGATGCGATTTTTTAGCAATTAACTTATTGACGAATTATTCTGCTACACAAAGTTACGAAGAAGGAATTTCGTATGGTACTGTTGTTTTGATTATGTTTAGTGAGATTGCAGCTGAGAAAATACTTATGAAAAATAAAGAAAAAAAGGATATGCCACATGAGAGTATTCTGATGTTTATTTCTTTTATCGGTATAGCTCAGGTAATTATTATTGATAAAGGTGTAAGAAACAGGATTTTATTAGTAGCATCCGGAATATGTATTCTAATGACAATTTTATTAGTCTTTTATCTTTATGATGTTTTGGTGAGTGCATATAGAAAACTGGAAGAACAATCTCTTATGGAAAAACAAATGCTCATTTATTCTCATCAGCTGGATGTGCTGATGCAATCGGAAGAGAAAGTAAAGGCTCTACGCCATGACATGAAAAATCATCTGGGAGAACTTGCACTTATGGCTGCAAATCAGAATAATGAAGAAATCCGGAAATATATACATGACATGGGGGAGTATATGCAGAACCAGTCTGAACTGATCAGTTGTGGGAACAAGAATCTTGACAGTCTGCTGAATTATCTTCTGGGACAGGCAAAAAAGAAACTGAATCATGTAGAGTATGAGGTACGGGTACCATCTGATTTGTGTATATCAGCATTTGATCTGAATGTGATTTTGGGAAACCTGACAGAGAATGCAATAGAAGCAGCAGAGCAGACAGAAGATAAATGGATGTCAGTGAATATATACTATGAAAAAGGTATGTTTTCCATGGAAATAAAAAACAGTTTTCAACATGAATTGGATGTAGAGAAAAATAAATTATTGTCAACGAAGGAAGAAAAAGGACATGGCATTGGTCTTGCAAATGTCAGGAAGATGGTAGAGAAATATCAGGGATTTATGGATGTTTCGAATACAAATCAGATTTTTACGGTAAGGGTAATGTTATACTTATAA
- a CDS encoding LytTR family DNA-binding domain-containing protein, with amino-acid sequence MHLVLKDGQKEFNGKLKEIAKKIPGNFIQIHQSYLINFDYIEECSYESVKMKNGDTIPISQPYRKSVRTQLAERVWRERE; translated from the coding sequence GTGCATCTGGTTTTAAAAGACGGACAGAAAGAATTTAATGGCAAACTGAAAGAAATAGCAAAGAAAATTCCGGGAAATTTCATTCAGATTCATCAGTCGTATCTGATTAATTTTGATTATATCGAAGAATGTTCTTATGAATCTGTGAAAATGAAAAACGGAGATACAATTCCAATCAGTCAGCCATATAGGAAATCAGTGAGAACGCAACTGGCGGAACGTGTGTGGAGGGAAAGAGAGTAA
- a CDS encoding accessory gene regulator ArgB-like protein — translation METQTFSKEEKEEIIRYGLDRIKSICTMTFVTLLMGCIFQVFFQSIIFLVCFIALRKYAGGYHADTQNRCYVISTAIIAVALLAIRYMSDGSDNEIFILLQNLNFILLYFLVPVDNKNHRLEYWEKEKYGKKQE, via the coding sequence ATGGAAACACAAACTTTTTCAAAGGAAGAAAAAGAGGAAATTATTCGCTATGGACTTGACAGAATAAAAAGTATCTGCACTATGACATTTGTGACATTACTGATGGGATGTATCTTTCAGGTGTTTTTTCAAAGCATAATTTTTCTTGTATGCTTTATTGCTTTAAGGAAATATGCCGGTGGTTATCATGCAGATACACAAAATCGGTGCTATGTGATTTCAACAGCAATTATTGCAGTTGCATTATTGGCAATCCGCTATATGTCTGATGGTAGTGATAATGAGATTTTTATTCTTCTGCAAAATCTGAATTTTATTCTTCTGTATTTTCTTGTTCCAGTGGACAATAAGAATCATCGTCTGGAATATTGGGAAAAAGAAAAATATGGAAAAAAGCAAGAGTGA
- a CDS encoding InlB B-repeat-containing protein, which translates to MVKKLFFVMLTGMICFSSCFCETAFAKTSKVRVYDAEKGTTSFTSFTYSDNKKDESLAPSEGTGAISSASQKAVIFHQADGSTITRKADSNGKVTLPAIKNETGYTFLGWSTKPDQTQNPQYQAGQVIQVRKKTHLYAVMYNWQQEPDIQVNNLAAQLSEYSGIIFVGDSRTYFMQKTLLQEYGKDAVAKVSFVCKTGEGLSWFETAGERVMRSEIARLQSDSDKPVAVIFNLGVNDLSSHNSGNGVDYKGEANAYLARMNTLAEELESDCRLFYMSVNPVNTAMKPTRKEAQLRYFNDRLQSRLNKRFQWIDTYKYLMKNGYSTYNEFKGNIDDGVHYSTRTYKRIYKYCMNAIRK; encoded by the coding sequence ATGGTAAAAAAATTGTTTTTTGTAATGTTGACAGGAATGATTTGTTTCAGTTCGTGTTTTTGTGAAACAGCTTTTGCGAAAACCAGCAAAGTAAGGGTTTACGATGCGGAAAAAGGAACCACAAGCTTCACATCTTTTACATATTCGGATAATAAAAAGGATGAGTCACTGGCTCCGTCGGAGGGAACAGGAGCGATTTCATCTGCTTCTCAGAAGGCAGTTATTTTTCATCAGGCAGATGGGTCTACGATAACAAGAAAAGCAGACAGTAATGGAAAAGTGACACTTCCTGCAATAAAGAACGAGACCGGATATACTTTTCTTGGATGGAGCACGAAGCCGGATCAGACTCAGAATCCGCAGTATCAGGCGGGACAGGTGATACAGGTAAGGAAGAAAACCCATTTATATGCAGTTATGTATAACTGGCAACAGGAGCCGGATATTCAGGTCAATAATCTGGCAGCTCAGCTGTCGGAGTATTCCGGAATTATTTTTGTGGGAGATTCCAGAACGTATTTTATGCAGAAAACTCTTCTTCAGGAATATGGAAAGGATGCAGTTGCAAAAGTATCATTTGTATGTAAGACAGGGGAGGGACTGAGCTGGTTTGAAACAGCAGGAGAGAGAGTAATGAGAAGTGAAATTGCCCGTCTGCAGTCAGATTCAGATAAGCCCGTAGCAGTTATTTTTAATCTTGGTGTGAATGATCTTTCGAGTCATAATTCCGGAAATGGGGTTGATTATAAAGGCGAGGCAAATGCATATCTTGCGCGTATGAACACTCTTGCAGAGGAACTTGAAAGTGACTGCAGATTGTTTTATATGTCTGTGAATCCGGTAAATACAGCAATGAAACCAACTCGAAAAGAAGCGCAGTTACGTTACTTTAATGACAGATTGCAGAGCAGGTTAAATAAGAGATTTCAATGGATAGATACCTATAAATATCTGATGAAGAATGGTTACAGTACATACAATGAGTTTAAGGGAAATATAGATGACGGCGTTCACTATTCTACACGTACCTATAAAAGAATTTATAAATATTGTATGAATGCGATCAGAAAATAA
- a CDS encoding LytTR family DNA-binding domain-containing protein, whose translation MFFAFSILFVSIFLLDFKVVEFNGKLKEIAKKIPGNFIQIHQSYLINFDYIEECSYESVKMKNGDTIPISQSYRKSVRKQLAERVWRDRE comes from the coding sequence GTGTTCTTTGCTTTTTCCATACTTTTTGTTTCCATCTTCCTGCTTGATTTCAAAGTAGTAGAATTTAATGGCAAACTGAAAGAAATAGCAAAGAAAATTCCGGGAAATTTCATTCAGATTCATCAGTCGTATCTGATCAATTTTGATTATATCGAAGAATGTTCTTATGAATCTGTGAAAATGAAAAACGGAGATACAATTCCAATCAGCCAGTCATATCGGAAATCAGTGAGAAAGCAACTGGCGGAACGTGTGTGGAGGGACAGAGAGTAA